In one Hyphomicrobium sp. 99 genomic region, the following are encoded:
- a CDS encoding arylsulfatase has translation MQITPKIGLGLLTLLGALSAISSQASAQASKPNIMFIMGDDIGWMQPSIYHEGLMVGETPNIDRIGHEGAKFMDYVAMQSCTSGRNAFFTGMYPLRTGMIPPQLPGSPSYLRPGTPALAKFLYDLGYTTGEFGKNHLGDHTASLPTAHGFQEYWGYLYHLDAMQGVSFPDINKTPTTQAVAPPCKNTPVPGLPEVPGAVDQKTTLCLMPPRPVIWCNSSDGTEANQTCKDEGPLTLERSKTVDEEISAKVVDFLDRNDPKKTNKPFFVWYNPARMHVTTVLSDKYMAMVGEPGGKDWGVNEAGMKQMDDNIGVVLKKLEDMGQLDNTVVVFTTDNGAEAISFPDGGVTPFKGQKGEAWEGGYRAPMVVRWPGHIKPGTIKNQLFAALDWVPTFVDIAGGPKGDELKQKIEAGAYPGIVKTTLDGFDQRAYLEGSSEKSARDYFFYFSGATPSAVRYKNWKMYYTMSQPGPAGWIMPLIPFHFTLVQNIKRDPFEQAVGVDQKTAMSLGGALAGPVTAFQYDWNMLPIGQQLWAEHLESYIKYPPLQAPESYNLSQIMDQMKKAQSISHAGE, from the coding sequence ATGCAAATCACTCCGAAGATCGGGCTCGGTCTTCTCACACTACTCGGTGCGTTGTCAGCGATTAGCTCGCAGGCCTCGGCGCAAGCGAGCAAGCCCAACATCATGTTCATCATGGGCGACGACATTGGCTGGATGCAGCCGAGTATCTACCATGAAGGTCTGATGGTCGGGGAAACCCCGAACATTGATCGCATCGGCCACGAGGGTGCAAAGTTCATGGATTACGTGGCCATGCAGAGTTGCACGTCCGGCCGCAATGCCTTCTTCACCGGCATGTACCCGTTGCGCACGGGGATGATCCCACCACAGCTGCCGGGAAGCCCGTCTTATCTGCGGCCTGGAACTCCTGCACTCGCCAAGTTTTTGTACGACCTTGGCTACACGACTGGCGAGTTCGGAAAGAACCACCTCGGTGATCACACCGCGTCGCTGCCGACCGCGCATGGCTTCCAGGAATATTGGGGCTATCTCTATCACCTCGATGCGATGCAAGGCGTGAGCTTCCCCGACATCAACAAGACACCTACGACCCAGGCCGTCGCGCCGCCGTGCAAGAACACGCCGGTTCCGGGTCTCCCGGAGGTTCCGGGAGCGGTCGATCAGAAAACCACACTTTGCTTGATGCCGCCGCGCCCTGTCATTTGGTGCAACTCATCCGACGGCACGGAAGCTAACCAGACGTGCAAGGACGAAGGTCCGCTGACACTGGAACGTTCGAAGACGGTGGACGAGGAAATCTCCGCCAAGGTGGTCGATTTCCTTGATCGCAACGACCCAAAGAAGACCAACAAGCCATTCTTCGTTTGGTACAATCCGGCTCGCATGCACGTCACGACGGTGCTGTCGGACAAGTACATGGCCATGGTGGGAGAGCCTGGCGGAAAGGATTGGGGCGTCAACGAAGCCGGCATGAAGCAGATGGACGACAACATCGGTGTCGTTTTGAAAAAGCTGGAGGATATGGGCCAGCTGGATAACACCGTCGTCGTCTTCACGACCGACAACGGCGCTGAGGCGATCAGTTTCCCGGACGGCGGCGTCACGCCGTTCAAGGGTCAGAAAGGGGAGGCTTGGGAAGGTGGCTACCGCGCGCCGATGGTCGTGCGTTGGCCAGGTCATATCAAGCCGGGAACGATCAAGAACCAGCTGTTCGCGGCTCTCGACTGGGTGCCGACATTCGTTGACATCGCCGGTGGCCCGAAGGGCGACGAGCTAAAGCAGAAGATTGAAGCGGGTGCATATCCCGGAATCGTCAAGACGACGCTCGATGGCTTCGATCAGCGTGCCTATCTCGAAGGCTCTTCGGAGAAGTCGGCGCGCGACTACTTCTTCTACTTCTCGGGCGCGACGCCGTCTGCGGTGCGCTACAAGAATTGGAAGATGTATTACACGATGTCTCAGCCCGGCCCGGCCGGTTGGATCATGCCGTTGATCCCGTTCCACTTCACCTTGGTCCAGAACATCAAGCGTGATCCGTTCGAGCAGGCGGTTGGCGTCGATCAGAAAACAGCGATGAGCCTCGGCGGTGCGCTCGCGGGCCCAGTGACCGCCTTTCAATACGACTGGAACATGCTGCCCATCGGTCAGCAGCTCTGGGCGGAACACCTGGAGAGCTACATCAAATATCCGCCGCTGCAGGCTCCAGAATCATACAATCTCAGTCAGATCATGGATCAGATGAAGAAGGCCCAATCGATAAGTCACGCGGGCGAGTAG
- a CDS encoding tetratricopeptide repeat protein — translation MQKATEQTVLGRFDGVTFRNGDVISTFYKKGGEFWVRTDGPDGTLGDFEISYTFGVWPLQQYLIELPGGRMQALGIAWDARPKEDGGQRWYHLYPNRKLTAGDPQHWTGIDQNWNYQCAWCHSTNLKKNYDQASRRFSTTWSEISVGCEACHGPGSNHLSWATTSNGREKFDQPAKGFAQNFDERKGVTWPMDATGQAKRSVPRSSAKEIRVCAGCHSRRQQFSDDPESVGRLFDAFRPSLLEDGLYHVDGQQRDEVYNFGSFLESRMHSAGVTCSDCHNPHTGKLRETGNSLCGQCHAPERFDVSAHHHHAQNSKGAECAACHMPATTYMGIDARRDHSIRIPRPDRTVLLGTPNACNQCHTDKSAKWAMDAIKAWYPSPAPGFQDFAEAFDRGNWGAPGAQLGLIAIAKASTEAPIARASAIARLGRFPSPQALDVAARSLKIDDPQIRAAAVSVIAGADPETRRSLLSPLLRDETRLVRMDAARAIAGEPERNLSPDDRASFEKAIAEYVDAQLFNSERPESQANLGTLYRDRGKPDDAQTAFARAIEIDPTFIPAVISLAELKRGQGDESAAESVLRKSLDANPSSGALWHALGLSLIRQKRLPEAMVALSKAAELAPEDPRFSYVYGVALHDTGKPREAAEALKSALTRHPYDREILWAVAAYEIETGDYASALSHAELLHQLEPDRSDVMQLIGQLRQRTP, via the coding sequence ATGCAGAAGGCGACGGAGCAAACGGTGCTTGGCCGTTTCGACGGTGTCACGTTCCGCAACGGCGACGTCATAAGCACATTTTATAAGAAAGGCGGCGAGTTTTGGGTCCGGACGGATGGGCCTGACGGGACGCTCGGCGACTTCGAGATCAGCTACACGTTCGGCGTCTGGCCGCTACAGCAGTACCTCATTGAGCTTCCGGGCGGGCGGATGCAAGCGCTCGGCATTGCGTGGGATGCGCGCCCGAAGGAAGACGGCGGCCAGCGCTGGTATCATCTCTACCCAAATCGCAAATTAACGGCCGGAGATCCGCAGCATTGGACCGGAATCGATCAAAACTGGAACTACCAGTGTGCGTGGTGCCACTCGACCAATCTCAAGAAAAACTACGATCAAGCGAGCCGGCGATTTAGCACAACGTGGTCCGAGATCAGCGTGGGATGCGAAGCCTGCCACGGTCCTGGCTCGAACCATCTGTCTTGGGCGACGACGTCAAACGGCCGGGAGAAGTTCGATCAACCAGCGAAGGGGTTCGCGCAAAATTTTGATGAACGCAAAGGGGTGACGTGGCCAATGGATGCAACTGGGCAGGCTAAGCGCTCGGTCCCTCGGTCATCGGCGAAGGAAATTCGTGTTTGCGCAGGCTGTCATTCGCGACGCCAACAATTCTCCGATGATCCAGAAAGTGTTGGCCGCTTGTTTGATGCCTTCCGCCCGTCGCTGCTGGAAGATGGGCTCTATCATGTCGATGGCCAGCAGCGCGACGAGGTCTACAATTTCGGATCATTCCTCGAGAGTCGCATGCATTCCGCAGGCGTCACCTGCTCTGACTGTCATAACCCCCACACAGGGAAGCTACGCGAAACTGGAAATTCACTCTGCGGGCAGTGCCACGCCCCTGAGCGATTCGACGTCAGTGCGCATCATCACCACGCGCAGAATTCAAAAGGCGCTGAGTGCGCCGCATGTCATATGCCGGCAACGACGTACATGGGCATTGACGCCCGCCGCGACCATTCAATCCGCATTCCTCGGCCCGATCGAACAGTGCTGCTCGGAACGCCCAACGCGTGCAATCAATGCCATACGGACAAAAGCGCCAAATGGGCCATGGATGCGATCAAGGCTTGGTATCCGTCGCCAGCGCCGGGGTTCCAAGATTTTGCTGAAGCCTTCGATCGCGGCAATTGGGGAGCTCCTGGCGCTCAGCTCGGTTTGATCGCAATTGCAAAAGCCAGCACCGAGGCGCCTATCGCACGCGCAAGTGCGATTGCCCGGCTTGGACGATTTCCCTCGCCTCAGGCCTTGGACGTCGCCGCGAGATCCTTGAAGATCGACGATCCTCAAATTCGTGCCGCTGCGGTGTCGGTGATTGCCGGTGCCGACCCCGAGACGCGGCGCTCGCTTCTCTCGCCTTTGCTTCGCGACGAAACCCGCTTGGTTCGTATGGATGCCGCGCGGGCCATTGCCGGAGAACCGGAACGGAATTTGTCGCCCGACGATCGCGCGTCATTTGAGAAGGCGATAGCCGAATATGTCGATGCCCAATTGTTCAATTCAGAACGGCCCGAGTCGCAGGCCAATCTCGGCACACTTTATCGCGATCGCGGCAAGCCAGACGACGCCCAAACAGCCTTCGCAAGGGCTATCGAGATCGATCCGACCTTCATCCCGGCAGTCATCTCATTGGCCGAGCTGAAGAGAGGGCAGGGGGACGAAAGTGCTGCTGAATCAGTGTTACGCAAATCGCTCGACGCAAATCCCTCCTCCGGCGCGCTGTGGCATGCCCTTGGTCTCAGTCTCATTCGTCAGAAGCGGCTGCCTGAAGCGATGGTTGCTCTTTCGAAGGCCGCCGAGCTTGCTCCCGAAGATCCACGCTTCAGCTACGTTTATGGTGTCGCTCTTCACGATACAGGTAAGCCGCGAGAAGCAGCAGAAGCGCTGAAGAGTGCTCTCACGCGCCACCCGTACGACCGCGAAATCTTGTGGGCCGTGGCGGCATACGAGATTGAGACCGGTGATTATGCATCGGCACTCAGCCACGCAGAACTCTTGCATCAACTCGAACCGGATCGTTCAGATGTCATGCAGTTAATCGGACAATTGAGGCAACGAACTCCCTAG